Proteins encoded in a region of the Anopheles ziemanni chromosome 2, idAnoZiCoDA_A2_x.2, whole genome shotgun sequence genome:
- the LOC131281509 gene encoding breast cancer anti-estrogen resistance protein 3 homolog: MGKTTSKLDKRRSQSISWSYKFGTASRRKKHAALVITSLPHMETAEWLQRLDLAEYGDKFKSFNGVEELLFLTEADIKKLGIRNNAHRARIVSSLVALREKLVQESNSKANQRNGTDGVHQHKRALLRHSVAVDGARSNHTASTLAETESIYECLSPANTKQSKSCGDLLDMETTTPDGGNEAVALKKALEWELSLDSRDLRSHAWYHGPIPRQRAEEIVQREGDFLVRDCVSQPGNYVLTCRTKGPTLHFVINKLLLQPETVYERVQYQFEDDAYDTVPDLITFYVGSGKAISVASGARIQFPCNRTYPLSFYAGKCPQNAVGMAGIRGPSPLNSPSPVPSSPGFRYNPYTQQTNSYRSPMSSPPRTKRETPPRLPSKKQRSQSLTPLQAGQSAGGQQQQFSSSGDGVISSATNGATEGKPPGLTRPSRLADSTEKCNSADGVIHSSDTTNGRPLAGEEKSSSADGVVKSQTLSRPCSTDTGGTLAQLKSSSQSLPRSASLRSSHGKLSSRASSINKEPSEHSLSPCLEQKQFAEDDEQPPSPPPKPIRGGAGGGTLQRRESMKDSDTQSAVQGGHGVHGGGRGGMGSYHPSGSDSGNGSGDSAQSSATGEEVALPHRGVGGVVLKNPRFMPTSLSSVTLRSHAEIDPVAAEEALLAMQIPSFEQISRFDLENFNTLLLPFCDCKPLDSGTLNTFRMMLCESGPRVIANHLTRVDIGLILEKDESRKDDPLNCTGLELITLDQGKQYRLDLIERTECMKLLVAVTILTCQSDLERAETLNKWIQIAVETKTALGNLFGFSAIMLGLSMPQIQKLESTWHMLRQKFTDSAFNFEAKLRPTLNSMNDCSNPQAPNTTIPHILPYVLVKDRTINDVFANPTSACPSLVACCVTPWETNNQDFGFSVLFAHLDAARSFISNLSLYKKNAQTILQDTSRLDPLMEDAFKTEFQMKFLWGSKGALVPAEERHAKFEHVLTVMAEKFCGDPSAG, encoded by the exons GCATTTCCTGGAGCTACAAGTTCGGCACGGCCAGCCGCCGGAAGAAGCATGCCGCCCTGGTCATCACCTCGCTGCCGCACATGGAGACGGCGGAATGGTTGCAGCGGTTGGACTTGGCCGAGTATGGAG ACAAATTTAAATCGTTCAACGGTGTGGAGGAGTTGCTGTTTCTCACCGAGGCGGACATCAAGAAGCTTGGCATCCGGAACAATGCCCACCGGGCGCGAATCGTCAGTAGCCTCGTGGCCCTTCGCGAAAAGCTGGTACAAG AGTCCAACTCAAAGGCAAACCAACGGAATGGAACGGATGGAGTGCATCAGCACAAAAGGGCGTTGCTGCGGCACAGCGTGGCGGTGGATGGAGCCAGAAGCAACCACACGGCAAGCACGTTGGCCGAAACGGAAAGCAT CTACGAATGTCTGTCGCCGGCAAACACCAAGCAGAGTAAGAGCTGTGGCGATCTTTTAGATATG GAAACAACAACACCGGACGGCGGAAATGAAGCTGTTGCACTGAAGAAGGCCCTCGAGTGGGAGCTCTCGCTGGACTCGCGGGACCTACGATCGCACGCCTGGTACCATGGGCCGATCCCGCGGCAGCGGGCGGAGGAGATCGTGCAGAGGGAGGGCGACTTCCTGGTGCGCGACTGCGTCTCGCAGCCGGGCAACTACGTGCTCACGTGCCGAACCAAGGGACCCACGCTTCACTTCGTTATCAACAAG ctgctgctgcaaccCGAAACCGTATACGAGCGAGTACAGTACCAGTTCGAGGATGACGCGTACGACACAGTTCCTGATTTGATTACCTTCTACGTAGGCTCCG GCAAAGCTATATCGGTTGCGTCGGGAGCGAGAATTCAATTTCCGTGCAACCGAACATACCCGCTGTCGTTCTACGCCGGAAAGTGTCCACAGAATGCCGTCGGTATGGCCGGCATCCGTGGACCGAGTCCACTTAATTCACCCTCGCCGGTGCCGTCTTCACCGGGCTTTCG GTACAACCCATATACGCAGCAGACGAACTCGTACCGCAGCCCGATGTCGTCGCCACCTCGGACCAAACGGGAAACTCCGCCACGGTTGCCAAGCAAAAAGCAACGCTCGCAATCGCTCACCCCACTACAAGCGGGCCAGAGCGCAGGGggtcaacagcagcagtttAGTAGCAGTGGCGATGGAGTCATCAGCAGCGCAACGAACGGTGCCACGGAAGGCAAACCGCCGGGACTCACGAGACCATCGCGGCTTGCCGATTCCACCGAGAAGTGCAACAGTGCGGACGGGGTCATACACAGCTCCGACACGACCAACGGGAGACCGCTGGCGGGGGAAGAAAAGAGTTCCAGTGCTGATGGGGTCGTAAAATCGCAAACCCTGTCACGCCCCTGTTCGACGGACACCGGGGGAACGTTGGCACAGCTCAAGAGCAGCTCGCAATCGTTACCTCGTTCGGCCAGTCTGCGATCGTCGCACGGGAAACTCAGTTCGCGGGCATCCAGCATCAACAAGGAACCGAGCGAGCACTCGCTGAGCCCGTGCCTGGAGCAGAAACAGTTCGCGGAGGACGACGAGCAACCACCGAGTCCACCACCGAAACCGATCCGTGGCGGCGCAGGTGGAGGGACGCTGCAGAGGCGCGAGTCGATGAAGGACTCCGATACGCAATCCGCGGTACAGGGTGGCCACGGCGTTCACGGAGGAGGGCGTGGAGGGATGGGCTCGTACCATCCGAGTGGTTCCGACTCCGGCAATGGATCCGGTGATTCGGCCCAGAGTTCCGCCACGGGGGAGGAGGTAGCGTTGCCGCACCGTGGGGTTGGCGGAGTGGTACTAAAAAATCCTCGCTTCATGCCGACCTCCCTGTCGTCGGTGACGCTACGATCGCACGCGGAAATTGATCCGGTGGCGGCCGAGGAAGCACTGCTGGCGATGCAGATACCGAGCTTCGAGCAGATTTCTCGGTTcgatttggaaaatttcaacACGTTGCTGCTGCCGTTTTGTGACTGCAAGCCGCTGGACAGTGGCACGCTAAACACCTTCCGGATGATGCTGTGCGAGTCCGGACCGCGCGTCATTGCGAACCATCTGACGAGGGTCGATATAGGATTGATATTAG AGAAAGACGAAAGTCGAAAGGACGACCCACTGAACTGTACAGGGCTTGAGCTGATAACGCTCGATCAGGGTAAACAGTACCGACTCGATTTGATCGAGCGAACCGAATGCATGAAGCTGCTGGTGGCCGTCACTATCCTCACCTGCCAGAGTGACCTTGAGCGTGCGGAAACCCTCAACAAGTGGATTCAGATTGCGGTCGAAACGAAAACGGCCCTCGGTAACCTGTTCGGGTTCAGTGCCATCATGCTGGGACTCTCGATGCCACAG atTCAAAAACTCGAATCGACCTGGCATATGCTGCGCCAAAAGTTCACCGATAGTGCATTCAACTTCGAAGCGAAGCTACGACCAACGCTGAACAGTATGAACGATTGCTCAAACCCGCAGGCACCGAACACGACCATCCCGCACATACTGCCCTACGTGCTGGTTAAGGATCGCACTATAAACGACGTCTTCG CAAATCCCACGTCCGCATGTCCATCGCTGGTTGCGTGCTGTGTTACGCCGTGGGAAACCAACAATCAGGACTTTGGCTTTTCGGTTCTCTTCGCACACCTCGATGCAGCACGCAGCTTTATCAGCAATCTATCCCTCTATAAAAAGAATGCTCAAACCATCCTGCAGGACACGAGCCGTCTCGATCCGCTGATGGAGGATGCGTTCAA GACCGAGTTTCAGATGAAATTCCTCTGGGGAAGCAAAGGTGCGCTGGTTCCGGCGGAGGAGCGCCATGCCAAATTTGAACACGTGCTCACGGTGATGGCGGAAAAGTTTTGTGGTGATCCGTCAGCGGGATAG
- the LOC131293257 gene encoding transcription initiation factor IIB-like produces the protein MATKKLYRPEPLCCVYHPLAQLLDDHHTGDMICPECGLVVCERAIDPSCEWRTFSNEPTKVNPSRIGGMQDTLAQDSNLSTVVGSGTEYDYKCTFKMDATARSLMTGFDEIITMSERINATQSTIHRAKLIFKQVHQGDSLKYRAIGAKAAACLYVACRQDGVPRSFKEICAVTAVSKKEIGRCFKIIIKTLTSSMEMITSEDFMSRFCSNLGLSGEDQKVAIHIAQQASTLAIVEGRSPISVAAAAIYMVSQASNSKKTYEEIGSIAGVSELTIRQCYKLMYPHARELFPPDFANVVPIDQLPSE, from the exons ATGGCCACAAAGAAACT TTACCGTCCCGAACCGTTATGCTGCGTATATCACCCGCTGGCGCAATTGCTAGATGATCATCACACCGGTGATATGATATGTCCCGAATGTGGACTGGTAGTTTGTGAGCGTGCCATAGATCCATCTTGCGAGTGGCGCACGTTCTCCAATGAACCGACCAAGGTGAATCCTTCGCGCATCGGTGGAATGCAGGATACACTTGCCCAGGATAGCAACCTATCGACTGTCGTCGGTTCCGGAACAG AATACGACTATAAATGCACCTTCAAAATGGATGCCACGGCGCGCTCTCTAATGACGGGTTTCGACGAAATCATAACGATGTCTGAGCGAATCAATGCTACGCAGTCAACCATACATCGAGCAAAGCTAATATTCAAGCAGGTGCACCAGGGGGACAGTTTGAAGTACCGCGCGATCGGGGCCAAAGCAGCGGCCTGTCTGTACGTTGCCTGCCGGCAGGACGGTGTCCCGCGTTCGTTCAAAGAGATCTGCGCCGTCACCGCTGTCAGCAAGAAGGAGATCGGACGATGCTTCAAGATCATCATCAAGACGCTGACTTCGTCGATGGAAATGATTACCTCGGAAGATTTTATGTCGCGGTTTTGTTCGAATCTCG GGCTCTCAGGGGAAGATCAAAAAGTGGCAATCCATATTGCCCAGCAGGCTAGTACACTGGCCATCGTGGAAGGCAGATCACCGATCTCTGTGGCAGCTGCAGCAATCTACATGGTCTCACAAGCGTCGAACAGCAAGAAAACCTACGAGGAAATTGGTAGCATTGCCGGCGTATCTGAGTTGACAATCCGGCAGTGCTATAAGCTGATGTATCCGCACGCCCGTGAACTGTTCCCGCCAGATTTCGCCAACGTGGTTCCTATCGACCAGCTGCCTTCTGAGTAa
- the LOC131289640 gene encoding transcription initiation factor IIB isoform X2 translates to MASSSRFDLNKVCCYSHPEAPLIEDYRAGDMICSECGLVVGDRVIDVGSEWRTFSNEKAGVDPSRVGGPENPLLSGGDLSTMIGPGTGPASFDAFGTAKYQNRRTMSSSDRALIAAFKEISTMADRINLPKTITDRANNLFKQVHDGKNLKGRSNDAKASACLYIACRQEGVPRTFKEICAVSKISKKEIGRCFKLTLKALATSVDLITTADFMSRFCANLDLPNVVQRAATHIARKAVEMDIVPGRSPISVAAAAIYMASQASDNKKTHKEIGDIAGVADVTIRQSYRLMYPHAAELFPEDFNFFTPIEQLPPV, encoded by the exons ATGGCCAGTTCATCAAGGTTTG ATCTAAACAAAGTATGTTGCTACTCGCACCCGGAAGCACCGTTGATAGAGGATTATCGAGCGGGGGACATGATATGCTCAGAGTGTGGCCTAGTTGTCGGTGACCGCGTCATCGATGTGGGTTCCGAGTGGCGAACCTTCAGCAACGAAAAGGCGGGTGTCGATCCGTCCCGTGTTGGTGGTCCTGAGAATCCCCTCCTGAGCGGTGGTGACCTGTCCACCATGATTGGTCCCGGCACCGGTCCGGCTTCGTTCGATGCGTTCGGAA CTGCAAAATATCAGAACCGCCGTACTATGAGCAGCTCCGATAGGGCTTTGATTGCCGCTTTCAAGGAAATCAGTACGATGGCGGACAGAATCAACTTGCCGAAAACGATAACCGATCGCGCCAACAATCTGTTCAAGCAGGTGCACGATGGTAAAAATCTGAAAGGCAGATCGAACGACGCCAAGGCTTCCGCTTGTCTGTACATCGCCTGCCGCCAGGAGGGCGTACCGCGAACGTTCAAAGAGATCTGTGCTGTCAGCAAGATCAGTAAAAAGGAAATCGGCCGCTGCTTCAAACTCACACTCAAGGCACTCGCTACCTCTGTCGATCTCATCACAACCGCTGACTTTATGTCTCGGTTCTGTGCGAATCTGG ACCTCCCGAACGTGGTGCAGCGTGCCGCAACGCACATTGCGCGTAAGGCGGTCGAAATGGACATCGTACCTGGAAGGTCACCGATCTCGGTAGCGGCTGCTGCAATCTACATGGCCTCGCAAGCGTCGGATAACAAGAAAACTCACAAGGAAATTGGTGACATTGCCGGTGTGGCTGACGTAACGATTCGCCAGTCTTACCGGTTGATGTACCCGCACGCCGCCGAACTGTTTCCGGAGGATTTCAATTTCTTCACACCGATCGAACAATTGCCGCCGGTGTAG
- the LOC131289640 gene encoding transcription initiation factor IIB isoform X1 translates to MASSSRDNHLNKVCCYSHPEAPLIEDYRAGDMICSECGLVVGDRVIDVGSEWRTFSNEKAGVDPSRVGGPENPLLSGGDLSTMIGPGTGPASFDAFGTAKYQNRRTMSSSDRALIAAFKEISTMADRINLPKTITDRANNLFKQVHDGKNLKGRSNDAKASACLYIACRQEGVPRTFKEICAVSKISKKEIGRCFKLTLKALATSVDLITTADFMSRFCANLDLPNVVQRAATHIARKAVEMDIVPGRSPISVAAAAIYMASQASDNKKTHKEIGDIAGVADVTIRQSYRLMYPHAAELFPEDFNFFTPIEQLPPV, encoded by the exons ATGGCCAGTTCATCAAG GGACAACCATCTAAACAAAGTATGTTGCTACTCGCACCCGGAAGCACCGTTGATAGAGGATTATCGAGCGGGGGACATGATATGCTCAGAGTGTGGCCTAGTTGTCGGTGACCGCGTCATCGATGTGGGTTCCGAGTGGCGAACCTTCAGCAACGAAAAGGCGGGTGTCGATCCGTCCCGTGTTGGTGGTCCTGAGAATCCCCTCCTGAGCGGTGGTGACCTGTCCACCATGATTGGTCCCGGCACCGGTCCGGCTTCGTTCGATGCGTTCGGAA CTGCAAAATATCAGAACCGCCGTACTATGAGCAGCTCCGATAGGGCTTTGATTGCCGCTTTCAAGGAAATCAGTACGATGGCGGACAGAATCAACTTGCCGAAAACGATAACCGATCGCGCCAACAATCTGTTCAAGCAGGTGCACGATGGTAAAAATCTGAAAGGCAGATCGAACGACGCCAAGGCTTCCGCTTGTCTGTACATCGCCTGCCGCCAGGAGGGCGTACCGCGAACGTTCAAAGAGATCTGTGCTGTCAGCAAGATCAGTAAAAAGGAAATCGGCCGCTGCTTCAAACTCACACTCAAGGCACTCGCTACCTCTGTCGATCTCATCACAACCGCTGACTTTATGTCTCGGTTCTGTGCGAATCTGG ACCTCCCGAACGTGGTGCAGCGTGCCGCAACGCACATTGCGCGTAAGGCGGTCGAAATGGACATCGTACCTGGAAGGTCACCGATCTCGGTAGCGGCTGCTGCAATCTACATGGCCTCGCAAGCGTCGGATAACAAGAAAACTCACAAGGAAATTGGTGACATTGCCGGTGTGGCTGACGTAACGATTCGCCAGTCTTACCGGTTGATGTACCCGCACGCCGCCGAACTGTTTCCGGAGGATTTCAATTTCTTCACACCGATCGAACAATTGCCGCCGGTGTAG